In one Gadus morhua chromosome 7, gadMor3.0, whole genome shotgun sequence genomic region, the following are encoded:
- the LOC115547002 gene encoding pecanex-like protein 3 isoform X2, with protein sequence MGSQALQILRQGVWASLTGGWYVDPHQSTFSNCFHLYLWIFLLAFPFLLYMALPPSLLVAGIYCAVVAVFFTAIKVVNFRLHSMFDLGEIIEKKQASLSTDAPRLEEGDEGSGTHDGNQHRDSHAGVEMTVFRKVNSTPPVRCSSQHSLFGLNQVSEFLPQLEDTGGTKDMKEMMMMQEHGCHNVMLTTANRGLLRQCSLDTMRTATGVPSCMAAARGSEYPGLVSLPAASGFREPQDHPSIPPSPSSQEDGGDREPSQEGERRSPQSPGDARSLGAYSPLGPSAESESLGETPLSPLIKSSLSEELSENLLGLGLDPMAFGPGAKRAGSRSGVALAAGSTDSCFSAGGATTDRETLSTVSSYRSEKTDSTQLESPSLSLPRPAEPRAPASGPAAAPGPAAAAEDGGAGPGSSDTDNLSDSVLLRSPSREASVGQGLDRTLVEGEDLPPAPSDAAQPPAARDSSPSSSGHSEVCDLGRAPPLPPPRQANSVPAGLALGLGCSEPALHPSAPFLLSEQSAPPPAQQVVRPKDLKLLRAGGAAHRPGRRKAPRKRAAAGSSSFDCGSYKRHHGHRQPRDYIPVRSRLGAKAYSESLYEDSSDEDDDDDGSDMSAGSSLGSQRRYSSDDDDDDTSSSTSCYSPDLASAGGASSSLPASAAALPLPASRDGDLLPGETATHHHHHHNNNNTTDNAPAGGGGGGASHSRAAQRSASTASAKTHARVLSMDGAGSQGNTSALPGALLSMPSSSTPAPRTLSVSKSDLEARTLHIDGGFPGAHHHHHLHHHRLDSLGGSWTGNQMGWRAGELVEEGAVGGAMATEEGSKRDSVSSVKRTQAIRRRHNAGSNPTPPPSTMGSPPSLQDLQRARTSSNSRNRTLPSALQFASSLLLPRGGGVHEASTFDDTSEGAIHYFYDESGVKRSYTFGPAGGGYEDPMQERERERERQRELERERERQSQSSSFTSTEVQEGAPALSMLQPRPVVLQGMRVRQVPLEMPEFDLDHESLQESQENTLMIEEKAKPKQYYRFWVLPGRWLRVRYDRLALLALLDRNRRVGENVFAVVLGSLVAFLGFLLLLQGFFRDIWVFQFCLVIASCQYSLLKSVQPDAASPMHGHNWIIVYSRPVYFCLCCVLIWVFDLSGRSSSLQPFSLYGVTFFSGQFLLCARDMLIVLALCFPVIFLLGLLPQVNTFIMSVLEQIDMHVFGGTATTSPLSSLFSLLRSVVVAALLYGFCLGAINAPWGDAHVPVLFSVFCGLLLALSYHLSRQSSDPTILWSLVRSKIFPELENRAPEEPPVEIKDPLPEKLHNSVKEILHSDLVMCPLMAVITFAISASTVFIALQPALSLVLYILAGVVGFFTHYLLPQLRKQLPWFCLAHPVLRSREYSQFEVRDAAQLMWFEKLYAWLQCVEKYFIYPAVVLNSLTTEARSVGQHHKELDIYRALFISIAGMKLMRSSFCAPSLQYVTLCFTTLFFHFDYPHFSETFLLDYYFMSILFSKMWDLLYKLRFVLTYIAPWQITWGSAFHAFAQPFAVPHSAVLFVQAVFSAFFSTPLNPVLGSAVFVTSYTRPVKFWERDYNTKRVDHSNTRLATQLDRNPGADDNNLNSIFYEHLTRSLQHSLCGDLLLGRWGNYSTGDCFILASDYLNALVHVIEIGNGLVTFQLRGLEFRGTYCQQREVEAITEGVEEDEGCCCCEPGHLPHMLSFNAAFGQRWLAWEVAATKYVLEGYSISDNNAASMLQVFDLRKILITYYVKSIIYYVNRSSKLEEWLLNEAVQEALRPCLGPGYVDSDPTFNLNIDEDYDHRAAGITPAAFCMVYLDWIQYCNSRRQTPVNSERDSALVNLCFGLCILGRRALGTASHSMSASLEPFLYGLHALFKGDFRITSPRDEWVFADMDLLNRVVAPGVRMSLKLHQDHFTSPDEYEDPAVLYDAITANEEKMLISHEGDPVWRSAILANMPSLLALRHIMDDGSDEYKIIMLNKRFLSFRVIKVNRECVRGLWAGQQQELVFLRNRNPERGSIQNAKQALRNMINSSCDQPIGYPIYVSPLTTSYAGGHAQLRSVWGGPVSPQNIYTWLISSWDRLQKGCGAGCNSGGNIEDSDCGGGSASISTNPATAHTTQSTPASGLPPPHISTLQPSMGTDNPVGPTPSWPHHPQPLPLALLSQSEGRMEAGLLSSLQRTSSIQGLLGQHLSSSQLSFSSSMGPSPLGAERFCPGSFLDSSAQRGGPRSGLGLGLALGSGLHYDSHFGKWSLSAKKGFNGPASEADPGQLLTVRTQMIAPVPPPETFVTLDPLGATLALDSSPLLTSRDPPTPREESTELPLLEHLR encoded by the exons GCTCTCCCTCCTAGCCTGTTGGTCGCCGGCATTTATTGTGCCGTGGTGGCGGTCTTTTTCACCGCCATCAAGGTGGTGAACTTCCGGCTGCACTCCATGTTCGACCTGGGGGAGATCATAGAGAAGAAGCAGGCCTCGCTCTCCACAGACGCCCCGCGGTTGGAGGAGGGTGACGAGGGCTCGGGCACCCACGACGGGAACCAGCACAG GGACAGCCATGCTGGCGTGGAGATGACGGTCTTCCGGAAGGTCAACTCGACGCCGCCGGTGCGCTGCAGCTCCCAGCACTCTCTGTTTGGCCTCAACCAGGTGTCG GAGTTTCTGCCACAGCTAGAGGATACAGGCGGAACCAAGG ATATgaaggagatgatgatgatgcaggAGCACGGCTGCCATAACGTCATGTTGACCACAGCTAATCGAGGGCTTCTTCGCCAGTGCTCCCTGGACACTATGA GGACTGCCACCGGGGTCCCGTCCTGCATGGCCGCAGCACGGGGCTCGGAGTACCCGGGCCTCGTGAGCCTGCCCGCCGCGTCTGGCTTTAGGGAGCCCCAGGACCACCCGTccatccccccgtccccctccagcCAGGAGGACGGCGGCGACAGGGAGCCGTCCCAGGAGGGGGAGCGGCGCTCTCCGCAGAGCCCCGGGGACGCGCGCAGCCTGGGGGCCTACTCGCCCCTGGGGCCCTCGGCCGAGTCGGAGAGCCTGGGCGAGACGCCGCTCAGCCCGCTCATCAAGAGCAGCCTGAGCGAGGAGCTGAGCGAGAACctgctgggcctgggcctggaccCCATGGCGTTCGGCCCCGGGGCCAAGCGCGCGGGCAGCCGCAGCGGCGTGGCGCTGGCCGCCGGCTCCACCGACAGCTGCTTCAGCGCCGGCGGGGCCACCACGGACCGCGAGACCCTGAGCACAGTGAGCAGCTACCGCAGCGAGAAGACGGACTCCACGCAGCTGGAGAGCCCCTCCCTCAGCCTGCCGCGGCCCGCCGAGCCCCGGGCGCCGGCCTCGGGCCCCGCAGCTGCCCCGGGCCCGGCGGCAGCGGCGGAGGACGGCGGCGCGGGGCCGGGCAGCAGCGACACAGACAACCTGTCGGACAGCGTGCTGCTGCGCTCGCCGTCCCGCGAGGCGTCCGTCGGCCAGGGGCTGGACAGGAcgttggtggagggggaggacctGCCCCCGGCGCCCTCTGACGCGGCCCAGCCTCCGGCCGCCcgcgactcctccccctccagcagCGGGCACTCTGAGGTGTGTGACCTAGGCAGGGCGCCCCCTCTGCCGCCGCCCCGCCAGGCCAACTCCGTCCCCGCCGGGCTGGCTCTGGGCCTGGGCTGCTCGGAGCCCGCCCTGCACCCCTCGGCCCCCTTCCTCCTGTCGGAGCAGTCGGCGCCCCCGCCGGCCCAGCAGGTGGTCCGGCCCAAGGACCTGAAGCTGCTCCGGGCGGGCGGCGCGGCCCACCGGCCGGGCCGGAGGAAAGCGCCGCGGAAGCGCGCGGCGgccggcagcagcagcttcGACTGCGGCTCCTACAAGCGCCACCACGGCCACCGGCAGCCCCGGGACTACATCCCGGTGCGCAGCCGGCTGGGGGCCAAGGCGTACAGCGAGAGCCTGTACGAGGACTCGAGcgacgaggacgacgacgacgacggcagCGACATGAGCGCCGGCTCCAGCCTGGGCTCCCAGCGGCGCTACAGctccgacgacgacgacgacgacaccagctcctccacctcgtgCTACTCCCCGGACCTCGCCAGCGCGGGCGGGGCCTCGTCCTCGCTccccgcctccgccgccgccctgCCACTCCCCGCGTCCCGGGACGGCGACCTGTTGCCAGGAGAGACGGcaacccaccatcaccaccaccacaacaacaacaacaccaccgacAACGCCCCCgccggtggtggcggcgggggcgCGTCGCACTCCCGCGCCGCGCAGCGCTCCGCCAGCACGGCCAGCGCCAAGACCCACGCCCGGGTGCTGAGCATGGACGGGGCGGGGAGTCAGGGCAACACCAGCGCCCTGCCGGGCGCCCTCCTCTccatgccctcctcctccacccccgcgCCCCGCACGCTCTCCGTCTCCAAGTCCGACCTGGAGGCCCGCACCCTCCACATCGACGGGGGCTTCCCCggagcccaccaccaccaccacctccaccaccaccggctgGACTCCCTGGGGGGCTCCTGGACCGGGAACCAAATGGGCTGGAGGGCtggggagctggtggaggagggggctgtgggtggag CCATGGCAACAGAGGAGGGAAGCAAGCGGGACTCGGTCAGCAGCGTGAAGAGGACCCAGGCTATCCGGCGGAGACATAACGCCGGGAgcaaccccacccctcccccctccaccatgGGCTCTCCCCCAAG cctccaggacctccagcgCGCCCGCACCTCCTCCAACTCCAGGAACCGCACCCTGCCCTCGGCCCTGCAGttcgcctcctccctcctgctgccccggggggggggcgtccaCGAGGCCTCCACCTTCGACGACACGTCGGAGGGCGCCATACACTACTTCTACGACGAGAGCG GAGTGAAGAGGTCCTACACGTTTGGCCCTGCCGGAGGCGGATACGAAGACCCTATGCA ggagagggagagggagcgggagcggcagagggagctggagcgggagagagagaggcagtcgCAGTCGTCGAGCTTCACCTCCACCGAGGTGCAGGAGGGGGCGCCGGCCTTGTCCATGCTCCAGCCGCGGCCTGTGGTCCTGCAGGGCATGCGGGTGAGACAGGTGCCCCTGGAGATGCCTGAG TTCGACCTGGACCATGAGTCCCTCCAGGAGTCCCAGGAGAACACGCTGATGATCGAGGAGAAGGCCAAGCCCAAGCAGTACTACCGCTTCTGGGTGCTGCCCGGCCGCTGGCTACGGGTCCGCTACGACCGCCTGGCGCTGCTCGCCCTGTTGGACCG GAACCGCCGTGTCGGAGAGAACGTGTTTGCGGTGGTGCTGGGCAGCCTGGTGGCCTTCCTGGGCTTCCTGCTGCTTCTGCAGGGGTTCTTCAGAGACATCTGGGTCTTCCAGTTCTGCCTGGTCATCGCAAGCTGCCAGTACTCCCTACTCAAG AGTGTGCAACCAGATGCAGCTTCGCCCATGCAC GGCCACAACTGGATCATCGTGTACAGCCGGCCTGTGTACTTCTGCCTGTGCTGCGTCCTCATCTGGGTCTTTGACCTGTCCGGCCGCTCCAGCAGCCTGCAGCCCTTCTCGCTGTACGGGGTCACCTTCTTCTCAGGGCAGTTCCTGCTCTGTGCCAGAGACATGCTCATCG TGCTTGCCTTATGTTTCCCTGTCATCttcctgctggggctgctgcctCAGGTGAACACCTTCATCATGTCTGTGCTGGAGCAGATTGACATGCACGTCTTCGGAGGAACGG CCACCACCAgccctctgtcctctctgttCAGCCTGCTGCGcagtgtggtggtggcggcACTGCTTTACGGATTCTGCCTCGGCGCCATCAAC GCTCCGTGGGGCGATGCCCATGTGCCGGTGCTGTTCTCCGTGTTCTGTGGCCTCCTGCTGGCCTTGTCGTACCACCTCAGCCGGCAGAGCAGCGACCCCACCATCCTCTG GTCTCTTGTTCGCTCCAAGATATTCCCCGAGCTCGAGAACCGGGCCCCAGAGGAGCCCCCTGTTGAGATCAAGGACCCCCTGCCTGAGAAACTACACAACTCAGTG AAAGAGATTCTCCACTCGGACCTGGTGATGTGTCCCCTCATGGCCGTGATCACCTTCGCCATCAGCGCCAGCACTGTCTTCATCGCACTGCAG CCGGCCCTGAGCTTGGTGCTGTACATCCTTGCGGGGGTGGTTGGTTTCTTCACCCACTACCTGCTGCCCCAGCTCCGGAAGCAGCTGCCCTGGTTCTGCCTGGCCCATCCCGTGCTTCGCTCCAGAGAGTACAGCCAGTTTGAGGTCCGAG ACGCGGCCCAGCTGATGTGGTTCGAGAAGCTGTACGCCTGGCTGCAGTGCGTGGAGAAGTACTTCATCTACCCCGCCGTGGTGCTCAACTCCCTGACCACGGAGGCCCGCAGCGTGGGCCAGCACCACAAGGAGCTGGACATCTA CCGGGCTCTCTTCATCTCCATCGCGGGGATGAAGTTGATGCGCTCGTCGTTCTGCGCCCCGTCCCTGCAGTACGTCACGCTGTGTTTCACCACGCTCTTCTTCCACTTCGACTACCCCCACTTCTCCGAGACCTTCCTGCTCGACTACTACTTCATGTCCATCCTCTTCAGCAAG ATGTGGGACCTGCTCTACAAGCTGCGCTTCGTGCTGACCTACATCGCCCCCTGGCAGATCACCTGGGGCTCGGCCTTCCACGCCTTCGCCCAGCCCTTCGCCGTGCCTC ACTCGGCCGTGCTGTTTGTGCAGGCTGTGTTCTCCGCCTTCTTCTCCACCCCCCTCAACCCCGTGCTGGGCAGCGCCGTGTTCGTCACGTCCTACACCCGGCCCGTCAAGTTCTGGGAGCGCGACTACAA TACCAAGCGAGTGGACCATTCCAACACGAGGCTGGCCACCCAGTTGGACCGGAACCCag GCGCGGACGACAACAACCTGAACTCCATCTTCTACGAGCACCTGACGCGCTCGCTGCAGCACTCGCTGTGCGGGGACCTCCTGCTGGGCCGCTGGGGGAACTACAGCACGGGGGACTGCTTCATCCTGGCCTCCGACTACCTCAACGCCCTGGTGCACGTCATCGAGATCGGCAACGGCCTGGTCACCTTCCAGCTCCGCGGCCTGGAGTTCAGAG gGACGTACTGCCAACAGCGGGAGGTGGAGGCCATCacggagggggtggaggaggacgagggctgctgctgctgcgagcCGGGACACCTGCCCCACATGCTGTCCTTCAACGCCGCCTTCGGCCAGCGCTGGCTGGCCTGGGAGGTGGCCGCCACCAAGTACGTGCTGGAGGGCTACAGCATCAGCGACAACAACGCAGCCTCCATGCTGCAGGTGTTTGACCTGCGCAAGATCCTCATCACCTACTACGTCAAG AGCATCATCTACTACGTGAACCGCTCCAGTAAGCTGGAGGAGTGGCTGCTGAACGAGGCGGTGCAGGAGGCCCTGAGGCCCTGCCTGGGGCCGGGCTACGTGGACAGCGACCCCACCTTCAACCTCAACATCGACGAGGACTACGACCACCGCGCTGCCGGCATCACCCCTGCAGCCTTCTGCATGGTCTACCTGGACTGGATCCAGTACTGCAACAGCAGGAGGCAAACG CCTGTGAACAGCGAGAGGGACTCGGCTCTGGTGAATCTCTGCTTCGGCCTCTGCATTCTGGGTAGAAGAGCCCTGGGCACTGCCTCACACAGCATGTCTGCCag CCTGGAGCCCTTCCTGTACGGGCTCCATGCCCTCTTCAAGGGGGACTTCCGCATCACCTCTCCAAGGGACGAGTGGGTGTTTGCGGACATGGACCTGCTTAACCGGGTGGTGGCTCCGGGGGTGCGGATGTCCCTTAAACTTCACCAG gacCACTTCACGTCCCCTGACGAGTACGAGGACCCGGCGGTGCTGTACGACGCCATCACGGCCAACGAGGAGAAGATGCTGATCTCCCACGAGGGCGACCCCGTGTGGCGCTCGGCCATCCTGGCCAACATGCCCTCGCTGCTGGCGCTGCGCCACATCATGGACGACGGCAGCGACGAGTACAAGATCATCATGCTCAACAAGAGGTTCCTCAGCTTCAGGGTCATCAAG GTGAACCGGGAGTGTGTGCGCGGCCTGTGGGcggggcagcagcaggagctGGTCTTCCTGCGCAACCGGAACCCGGAGCGCGGCAGCATCCAGAACGCCAAGCAGGCGCTGCGCAACATGATCAACTCGTCGTGCGACCAGCCCATCGGCTACCCCATCTACGTGTCGCCGCTCACCACCTCCTACGCCGGGGGCCACGCCCAGCTGCGCTCGGTGTGGGGCGGCCCCGTCAGCCCCCAGAACATCTACACCTGGCTCATCAGCAGCTGGGACAG GTTACAGAAGGGTTGTGGCGCCGGCTGTAACAGTGGCGGGAACATTGAGGATTCGGACTGTGGCGGAGGCTccgcctccatctccaccaACCCCGCCACCGCCCACACCACCCAGAGCACCCCCGCCTcgggcctgccccccccccacatctccACCCTGCAGCCCTCTATGG GTACAGACAACCCTGTGGGCCCCACCCCTAGTTGgccacaccacccacagcccCTCCCCTTGGCCTTGCTCAGCCAATCCGAGGGCCGGATGGAGGCGGGGCTCCTCAGCTCCCTGCAGCGCACCTCGTCCATCCAGGGGCTGCTGGGGCAGCACCTGTCCAGCTCCCAGCTCTCCTTCAGCAGCTCCATGGGGCCCTCGCCTCTGGGCGCCGAGCGCTTCTGCCCGGGGAGCTTCCTGGACAGCTCGGCCCAGCGCGGAGGCCCGCGGTCGGGCTTGGGTCTGGGCCTCGCCCTGGGCTCCGGCCTGCACTACGACAGCCATTTTGGAAAGTGGAGCCTTTCGGCCAAGAAGGGCTTCAACGGGCCGGCGTCGGAGGCCGACCCCGGGCAGCTGCTGACCGTCCGCACGCAG ATGATTGCTCCCGTACCTCCACCAGAGACCTTCGTGACCCTTGACCCTCTGGGTGCCACCCTGGCGCTGGACAGCAGCCCCTTGCTGACCTCCagggacccccccaccccgcgtGAGGAGTCCACAGAGCTGCCTCTCCTGGAGCACCTCCGATGA